One genomic segment of Burkholderia pyrrocinia includes these proteins:
- a CDS encoding SAM-dependent methyltransferase produces the protein MTAGTLYLVPNTLGEGDESMLAAVLPAAVQARAGTLGYYIGENAKTTRAFLKKIGTTRPIQEIEIRELNVNTPAGEIDRLLAPVRAGADAGLVSEAGCPAVADPGALLVRRAHERGVRVVPLVGPSSILLALMASGLNGQSFAFNGYLPVDAAARAKRLRELEQLSRKARQTQIFIETPYRNQAMLDTLVATCAPSTQICVAADLTLATETIASRTVADWKKAPAPNLHKRPAIFLLLAN, from the coding sequence ATGACGGCCGGCACGCTTTATCTCGTCCCGAACACGCTTGGCGAAGGCGACGAATCGATGCTAGCCGCGGTGCTGCCCGCGGCCGTCCAGGCACGCGCCGGCACGCTCGGCTATTACATCGGCGAAAACGCGAAAACGACGCGCGCCTTTCTGAAGAAGATCGGCACGACGCGCCCGATCCAGGAAATCGAGATCCGCGAGCTGAACGTCAATACGCCGGCCGGCGAAATCGACCGGTTGCTCGCGCCCGTGCGGGCCGGCGCGGACGCCGGTCTTGTGTCCGAGGCCGGCTGCCCGGCCGTCGCCGATCCCGGCGCATTGCTGGTGCGCCGCGCTCACGAGCGCGGCGTAAGGGTCGTGCCGCTAGTCGGACCGAGTTCGATCCTGCTCGCGCTGATGGCGTCGGGCCTGAACGGCCAGAGCTTCGCATTCAACGGCTACCTGCCGGTCGATGCGGCCGCGCGCGCGAAGCGCCTGCGCGAACTCGAGCAGTTGTCGCGCAAGGCGCGCCAGACGCAGATCTTCATCGAGACGCCGTACCGGAATCAAGCGATGCTCGACACGCTCGTCGCGACCTGTGCGCCGTCGACGCAGATCTGCGTCGCGGCCGACCTGACCCTCGCGACCGAGACGATCGCGAGCCGCACCGTGGCGGACTGGAAAAAGGCGCCCGCGCCGAATCTGCACAAGCGCCCGGCGATCTTCCTGCTGCTCGCGAACTGA
- a CDS encoding Maf-like protein: MPDTVCRPPRLILASSSRYRRTLLERLGVPFDVVSPDLDETPLDGETPAATALRLAGAKARAGAATIDAPDGVLVIGSDQVATFDGLQIGKPGTHERALAQLVSMQGREVEFHSALCLYDSRTGEAHVEDIVTRVRFRSLPEAELDAYLRAETPYDVAGSAKSEGLGIALLDAIDSDDPTALVGLPLIALTRMLRAAEYPLFATTRGDRA, from the coding sequence ATGCCGGATACCGTTTGCCGCCCGCCGCGGCTGATTCTTGCCTCCAGTTCCCGCTATCGCCGCACGCTCCTCGAGCGCCTCGGCGTGCCGTTCGACGTCGTGTCGCCGGACCTCGACGAAACCCCGCTCGACGGCGAAACCCCGGCCGCGACCGCCCTGCGCCTCGCCGGCGCGAAAGCGCGCGCCGGCGCCGCAACGATCGACGCGCCGGATGGCGTGCTCGTGATCGGGTCGGACCAGGTCGCGACCTTCGACGGGCTCCAGATCGGCAAGCCCGGCACGCATGAGCGCGCGCTCGCGCAGCTCGTGTCGATGCAGGGCCGCGAAGTCGAATTCCACAGCGCGCTCTGCCTGTACGACAGCCGCACGGGCGAAGCGCACGTCGAGGACATCGTCACGCGCGTGCGCTTCCGCTCGCTGCCCGAGGCCGAACTCGACGCGTACCTGCGCGCGGAAACGCCGTACGACGTCGCCGGCAGCGCGAAGTCCGAAGGGCTCGGCATCGCGCTGCTCGACGCGATCGACTCGGACGACCCGACCGCGCTCGTCGGCCTGCCGCTGATCGCGCTCACGCGGATGCTGCGCGCCGCCGAATATCCGCTGTTTGCAACCACCCGTGGAGACCGCGCATGA
- a CDS encoding S49 family peptidase, which yields MADQPNSPDSSPRPDSREPNWERAALERIALAAVKEQRAARRWKIFFRFAFLGVFVLFAFALIDFSSDSKFSSSGRHTALVTIDGEIAAGVNANGDDINTALDAAFDDDGTVGVVLRINSPGGSPVQAGMVYDEIRRLRAKHPDKPLYVVVTDMCASGGYYIAAAADKIFVDKASIIGSIGVLMDGFGFTGLMGKLGVERRLHTSGENKGFYDPFSPETPKMDAHAQALLDQVHAQFIKAVRDGRGKRLHETPDMFSGLFWTGEKSVELGLADGYGTTDTVARDVLKAPDLVDYTVKESLTNRVARKFGAAVGGAAMKALTAGGASFGLR from the coding sequence ATGGCCGACCAACCGAATTCCCCGGATTCCTCCCCCCGTCCCGACAGCCGTGAACCGAACTGGGAGCGCGCGGCGCTCGAGCGGATCGCGCTCGCGGCCGTGAAGGAACAGCGTGCGGCGCGGCGCTGGAAGATCTTCTTCCGCTTCGCGTTCCTCGGCGTATTCGTGCTGTTCGCGTTCGCGCTGATCGATTTTTCGAGCGACTCGAAATTCTCGTCGAGCGGACGGCATACGGCGCTCGTGACGATCGACGGCGAGATCGCGGCCGGCGTCAACGCGAACGGCGACGACATCAACACCGCGCTCGACGCAGCGTTCGACGACGACGGCACGGTCGGCGTCGTGCTGCGGATCAACAGCCCGGGCGGCAGCCCCGTGCAGGCCGGCATGGTCTACGACGAGATCCGGCGCCTGCGCGCGAAGCACCCGGACAAGCCGCTGTACGTCGTCGTGACCGACATGTGCGCATCGGGCGGTTATTACATCGCCGCTGCGGCCGACAAGATCTTCGTCGACAAGGCGAGCATCATCGGGTCGATCGGCGTGCTGATGGACGGTTTCGGCTTCACCGGGCTGATGGGCAAGCTCGGTGTCGAGCGGCGCCTGCATACGTCGGGCGAAAACAAGGGCTTCTACGATCCGTTCTCGCCGGAGACGCCGAAGATGGACGCGCATGCGCAGGCGCTGCTCGACCAGGTGCACGCGCAGTTCATCAAGGCCGTGAGGGATGGCCGCGGCAAGCGGCTGCATGAGACGCCCGACATGTTCTCCGGCCTGTTCTGGACCGGCGAGAAGAGCGTCGAGCTCGGGCTCGCCGACGGTTACGGCACGACCGACACGGTCGCGCGCGACGTGCTGAAGGCGCCCGATCTCGTCGACTATACGGTGAAGGAAAGCCTGACGAACCGCGTTGCGCGCAAGTTCGGCGCGGCCGTCGGCGGCGCCGCGATGAAGGCGCTGACGGCCGGCGGCGCGTCGTTCGGCCTGCGCTGA
- the rpoE gene encoding RNA polymerase sigma factor RpoE: MSEKEIDQVLVERVQKGDKAAFELLVSKYHRKIIRLISRLVRDPAEVEDVAQDAFIKAYRALPQFRGESAFYTWLYRIAVNTAKNYLATQGRRAPTSTEADAEEAETFSDADQLRDINTPESMLMSKQIAETVNAAMALLPEELRQAITLREIEGLSYEEIAEMMGCPIGTVRSRIFRAREAIAAKLRPLLDTPEGKRW; the protein is encoded by the coding sequence GTGAGTGAAAAAGAAATTGATCAGGTTCTGGTCGAGCGCGTACAGAAGGGCGACAAGGCAGCGTTCGAACTCCTGGTCTCCAAATACCACCGCAAGATCATACGGCTGATCTCGCGCCTCGTGCGGGATCCCGCCGAGGTCGAGGATGTGGCCCAGGACGCGTTCATCAAGGCGTATCGTGCGCTGCCGCAATTCCGCGGCGAATCGGCGTTCTATACGTGGTTGTACCGGATTGCCGTCAACACGGCGAAGAACTACCTTGCGACGCAAGGCCGCCGGGCGCCGACCTCGACCGAGGCCGATGCTGAGGAAGCGGAAACTTTCTCCGACGCAGACCAACTAAGGGATATCAACACGCCTGAGTCGATGTTGATGAGCAAGCAGATTGCCGAGACGGTCAACGCTGCAATGGCTCTCCTGCCCGAAGAACTGCGCCAGGCGATTACGCTGCGCGAGATCGAGGGCCTGAGCTACGAAGAGATCGCGGAAATGATGGGCTGTCCGATCGGGACGGTCCGGTCGCGGATCTTCCGTGCACGTG
- a CDS encoding beta-ketoacyl-ACP synthase III, with protein sequence MAQSTLYSRVLGTGSYLPPDRVTNQQLTDRLAKEGIETSDEWIVARTGIHARHFAAPDVTTSDLALEASRRAIEAAGIDPQSIDLIIVATSTPDFVFPSTACLLQNKLGIKNGGAAFDVQAVCSGFAYAMATADSFIRSGQHRTALVVGAETFSRILDFKDRTTCVLFGDGAGAVILSASEEPGVLGSALHADGSYSHILCTPGNVNRGVIEGSAFLYMDGQAVFKLAVNVLEKVAIEALAKANLAPEQIDWLIPHQANIRIMTSTCRKLGLPQERMVVTVDQHGNTSAASIPLALDTAVRDGRIQRGQHVLIEGVGGGFTWGASVFRF encoded by the coding sequence ATGGCCCAATCGACTCTCTATTCCCGCGTGCTCGGCACGGGCAGCTATCTGCCGCCCGACCGCGTCACGAACCAGCAGTTGACCGATCGTCTCGCGAAGGAAGGCATCGAGACGAGCGATGAATGGATCGTTGCGCGTACGGGTATCCATGCGCGCCATTTCGCCGCACCGGACGTCACCACGAGCGATCTCGCGCTCGAGGCGTCGCGTCGTGCGATCGAAGCGGCCGGTATCGATCCGCAGTCGATCGACCTGATCATCGTCGCGACTTCGACCCCCGATTTCGTGTTCCCGAGCACCGCGTGCCTGCTCCAGAACAAGCTCGGCATCAAGAACGGCGGCGCGGCATTCGACGTGCAGGCCGTGTGTTCGGGTTTTGCGTATGCGATGGCGACGGCCGACAGCTTCATCCGCAGCGGCCAGCATCGCACGGCGCTGGTCGTCGGCGCGGAGACGTTCTCGCGCATCCTCGACTTCAAGGACCGTACGACCTGCGTGCTGTTCGGCGACGGCGCGGGCGCGGTGATCCTGTCCGCGTCGGAAGAGCCGGGCGTGCTCGGCAGCGCGCTGCACGCGGACGGCAGCTATTCGCACATCCTCTGCACGCCGGGCAACGTGAATCGCGGCGTGATCGAGGGCAGCGCGTTCCTCTACATGGACGGGCAGGCAGTGTTCAAGCTCGCGGTCAACGTGCTCGAGAAGGTAGCGATCGAGGCGCTCGCGAAGGCGAATCTCGCGCCCGAACAAATCGACTGGCTGATTCCGCACCAGGCCAACATCCGCATCATGACCAGCACCTGCCGCAAGCTCGGCCTGCCGCAGGAACGCATGGTCGTGACGGTCGACCAGCACGGCAACACGTCGGCCGCGTCGATCCCGCTGGCGCTCGACACCGCGGTGCGCGACGGTCGCATCCAGCGCGGCCAGCACGTGCTGATCGAAGGTGTCGGCGGCGGCTTCACCTGGGGCGCGTCGGTCTTCCGCTTCTGA
- the plsX gene encoding phosphate acyltransferase PlsX yields the protein MTVKLTIDCMGGDHGPSVTVPAAVKFVRAHPDAHLMLVGIESAIRAQLKKLKALDDPALTIVPATEVVAMDDPVEVALRKKKDSSMRVALNHVKEGAAQACISAGNTGALMAVSRYVLKTLPGIERPAIAFALPNPTGYTMMLDLGANVDCEPQHLLQFAEMGHALVAALEGKERPTIGLLNIGEEVIKGNETIKRAGELLRASTLNFRGNVEGNDIYKGTVDVIVCDGFVGNVALKTSEGLAQMLSDIIREEFGRSLMSKLMALLALPVLMRFKKRVDHRQYNGAALLGLKSLVIKSHGSADAYAFEWAIKRGYDAVKNGVLERLARAMADNSVSLGDGEHDAGGAGHASPAAGHHAEPSAAQSSKA from the coding sequence ATGACCGTAAAGCTCACAATCGATTGCATGGGAGGCGACCACGGCCCGTCCGTGACCGTTCCCGCGGCAGTCAAGTTCGTTCGCGCGCATCCCGATGCGCACCTGATGCTCGTCGGCATCGAAAGCGCGATCCGCGCTCAGCTCAAGAAGCTGAAAGCCCTCGACGATCCCGCGCTGACCATCGTGCCCGCCACCGAAGTCGTGGCGATGGACGACCCTGTCGAAGTGGCGCTGCGCAAGAAGAAGGATTCTTCGATGCGCGTCGCGCTCAACCACGTCAAGGAAGGCGCGGCGCAGGCCTGCATCTCCGCCGGCAATACCGGCGCGCTGATGGCCGTTTCCCGTTACGTACTCAAGACGCTGCCCGGCATCGAGCGGCCCGCGATCGCGTTCGCGCTGCCGAACCCGACCGGCTACACGATGATGCTGGACCTCGGCGCGAACGTCGACTGCGAACCGCAGCACCTGCTGCAGTTCGCGGAGATGGGGCACGCGCTCGTGGCCGCGCTCGAAGGCAAGGAGCGGCCGACGATCGGCCTGCTGAACATCGGCGAAGAGGTCATCAAGGGCAACGAGACGATCAAGCGCGCAGGCGAGCTGCTGCGCGCCAGCACGCTGAATTTCCGCGGCAACGTGGAAGGCAACGACATCTACAAGGGCACCGTCGACGTGATCGTGTGCGACGGCTTCGTCGGCAACGTCGCGCTGAAGACGTCCGAGGGGCTCGCGCAGATGCTGTCCGACATCATCCGCGAGGAGTTCGGCCGTTCGCTGATGTCGAAGCTGATGGCGCTGCTCGCGCTGCCTGTCCTGATGCGTTTCAAGAAGCGCGTCGACCACCGCCAGTACAATGGCGCGGCGCTGCTGGGGCTGAAGAGCCTCGTGATCAAGAGCCACGGTTCGGCCGATGCCTATGCGTTTGAGTGGGCGATCAAACGGGGGTATGATGCCGTCAAAAACGGCGTGCTGGAGCGCCTCGCGCGCGCGATGGCGGACAATTCGGTGTCGCTCGGCGACGGCGAACACGACGCGGGCGGCGCGGGCCATGCAAGCCCGGCCGCAGGCCATCACGCTGAACCTTCCGCTGCGCAATCCTCTAAAGCATAA
- a CDS encoding DUF177 domain-containing protein has product MNTSSGKPAAPLDPHAVDLFEFARSGRQAAGAVRLSQLPRMLNEVPADAPDRDTVFTWQAEGFTQKELQDDGADGRQPYLRLAAHGHAWLTCQRCVTPYDQTFDVDMVYRVVATEEEAEEFPLDDDEADVIVGSRQFDLVDLIEEELLLSLPLVPKHEVCPAVHESLVSGASGPEEEAGEESGEAEDEGKRPNPFAALQALKKDGDGTKKH; this is encoded by the coding sequence ATGAACACTTCTTCTGGCAAACCTGCGGCGCCGCTTGATCCGCACGCGGTCGACCTGTTCGAGTTCGCCCGCAGCGGGCGACAGGCAGCAGGGGCGGTGCGCCTCTCGCAACTGCCGCGCATGTTAAACGAAGTGCCGGCGGACGCGCCAGATCGCGACACGGTCTTCACGTGGCAGGCGGAAGGGTTCACGCAGAAGGAATTGCAGGACGACGGCGCCGATGGGCGGCAGCCGTATCTACGCCTCGCGGCACATGGTCATGCATGGCTCACATGCCAGCGATGCGTGACCCCGTACGACCAGACGTTCGACGTCGACATGGTGTACCGGGTCGTCGCGACCGAAGAAGAAGCTGAAGAATTTCCGCTCGACGACGATGAAGCCGATGTGATCGTGGGCTCACGCCAGTTCGATCTCGTCGACTTGATCGAAGAGGAATTGCTGCTTTCGTTGCCGCTCGTGCCCAAGCACGAGGTTTGCCCGGCAGTTCACGAAAGCCTCGTGTCGGGTGCGAGCGGTCCTGAGGAAGAGGCGGGCGAAGAGTCCGGCGAAGCCGAGGACGAAGGCAAACGGCCGAATCCGTTCGCGGCGCTGCAAGCGCTGAAGAAGGACGGTGACGGCACCAAGAAACACTAA
- the fabF gene encoding beta-ketoacyl-ACP synthase II: MSRRRVVVTGLGLISPVGNSVADGWANLVAGKSGIATVTKFDPSNLAVHFAGEVKGFSAEEYIPAKEARNMDTFIHYGIAAGIQAVKDSGLEVNEANAERIGVLVGSGIGGLPMIEDTHQTYVDRGARRISPFFVPGSIINMISGHLSIMFGLKGPNLAAVTACTTGLHSIGLAARLIQAGDADVMVAGGAESTVSPLGIGGFAAARALSTRNDDPATASRPWDKDRDGFVLGEGAGVMVLEEYEAAKARGAKIYAEVSGFGMTGDAYHMTAPNMDGPRRCMVAALRDAGVNVDEVQYLNAHGTSTPLGDKNESDAVKAAFGEHAYKLVVNSTKSMTGHLLGGAGGLESVFTVLALHNNVSPPTINIFNQDPECDLDYCANTARDMKIDVAVKNNFGFGGTNGTLVFKRV; encoded by the coding sequence GTGAGCCGCCGTCGTGTTGTCGTTACAGGCCTGGGGCTGATTTCGCCTGTTGGCAATAGTGTTGCCGACGGCTGGGCCAATCTCGTCGCCGGCAAGTCCGGCATCGCCACCGTCACGAAGTTCGATCCGTCGAACCTCGCCGTGCATTTCGCGGGCGAGGTGAAGGGTTTCAGCGCCGAGGAGTACATCCCGGCGAAGGAAGCCCGCAACATGGATACGTTCATCCATTACGGCATCGCCGCCGGCATCCAGGCCGTCAAGGACAGCGGGCTGGAAGTGAACGAAGCCAATGCGGAACGCATCGGCGTGCTGGTCGGTTCCGGCATCGGCGGCCTGCCGATGATCGAAGATACGCACCAGACCTACGTCGATCGCGGCGCGCGCCGGATTTCGCCGTTCTTCGTGCCGGGTTCGATCATCAACATGATCTCGGGTCACCTGAGCATCATGTTCGGCCTGAAGGGCCCGAACCTCGCGGCCGTGACGGCCTGCACGACCGGCCTGCACAGCATCGGTCTCGCGGCACGCCTGATCCAGGCCGGCGACGCCGACGTAATGGTCGCGGGCGGCGCCGAATCGACGGTGTCACCGCTCGGCATCGGCGGTTTCGCGGCAGCGCGTGCGCTGTCGACCCGCAACGACGATCCGGCCACCGCGTCCCGTCCGTGGGACAAGGACCGCGACGGCTTCGTGCTGGGCGAGGGCGCCGGCGTGATGGTGCTCGAGGAGTACGAGGCGGCGAAGGCACGCGGTGCGAAGATCTACGCGGAAGTCTCGGGCTTCGGCATGACCGGCGATGCGTACCACATGACCGCACCGAACATGGACGGCCCGCGCCGCTGCATGGTTGCGGCACTGCGCGACGCCGGCGTGAACGTGGACGAGGTCCAGTACCTGAACGCGCACGGCACGTCGACGCCGCTGGGCGACAAGAACGAGTCCGACGCGGTGAAGGCGGCCTTCGGCGAGCACGCGTACAAGCTCGTCGTGAACTCGACGAAGTCGATGACGGGCCACCTGCTGGGTGGCGCGGGCGGCCTCGAGTCGGTGTTCACAGTGCTGGCGCTGCACAACAATGTGTCGCCGCCGACCATCAACATCTTCAACCAGGACCCCGAGTGCGATCTCGATTACTGCGCGAACACCGCGCGTGACATGAAGATCGACGTGGCCGTGAAGAACAACTTCGGCTTCGGCGGTACCAACGGCACGCTGGTGTTCAAGCGCGTTTGA
- a CDS encoding HAD-IA family hydrolase, translating to MARQQFDLIVFDWDGTLMDSTAHIAHSIQAACRDLGLPTPSDEASRYVIGLGLRDALQITAPTLDPSDYPRLAERYRHHYLLDDQRIELFAGVRELLAELRDTGYLLAVATGKGRVGLNRVLDQSKLTSWFDATRCADETFSKPHPAMLHELSRELGQDLARTVMIGDTTHDLQMAASAGAAGVGVAYGAHTADALAALAPRFVAPDVDALAAWLREHA from the coding sequence ATGGCTCGACAGCAATTTGACCTGATCGTCTTCGACTGGGACGGCACGCTGATGGATTCGACTGCGCACATCGCGCACAGCATCCAGGCCGCATGCCGCGATCTCGGCCTGCCCACGCCGTCCGACGAGGCGTCGCGCTACGTGATCGGCCTCGGTCTGCGCGACGCGCTGCAGATTACGGCTCCGACCCTCGATCCGTCCGACTATCCGCGGCTGGCCGAGCGCTACCGTCATCACTATCTGCTTGACGACCAGCGCATCGAGCTGTTCGCCGGCGTACGCGAACTGCTCGCCGAGTTGCGCGATACGGGCTACCTGCTCGCCGTTGCGACCGGCAAGGGGCGGGTCGGACTGAATCGCGTGCTTGACCAGTCGAAGCTGACGAGTTGGTTCGATGCGACGCGCTGCGCGGACGAAACGTTCTCGAAACCGCATCCGGCGATGCTGCACGAGCTGTCCCGGGAATTGGGGCAGGACCTCGCACGCACCGTGATGATCGGCGACACGACGCACGATCTGCAGATGGCCGCGAGCGCCGGAGCAGCCGGCGTCGGCGTCGCGTACGGCGCGCACACGGCCGACGCGCTGGCTGCGCTCGCGCCGCGCTTCGTCGCGCCGGACGTCGATGCGCTGGCTGCGTGGCTGCGGGAGCACGCATGA
- the fabG gene encoding 3-oxoacyl-ACP reductase FabG, producing the protein MEKTLDKQVAIVTGASRGIGRSIALELARLGATVIGTATSESGASAITAAFAEAGATGRGAVLNVNDAAAAEALIDATVKEFGALNVLVNNAGITQDQLAMRMKDEDWDAVIDTNLKSVFRLSRAVLRPMMKARGGRIINITSVVGSAGNPGQVNYAAAKAGVAGMTRALAREIGSRGITVNCVAPGFIDTDMTKTLPEEQQAALKTQIPLGRLGSPEDIAHAVAFLASPQAGYITGTTLHVNGGMYMS; encoded by the coding sequence ATGGAAAAGACTCTCGATAAACAGGTCGCGATCGTGACCGGCGCGTCGCGCGGCATCGGCCGGTCGATCGCGCTCGAACTCGCGCGCCTGGGCGCGACGGTGATCGGCACGGCGACGAGCGAATCGGGCGCTTCCGCGATCACCGCGGCGTTCGCGGAAGCGGGCGCCACGGGCCGCGGTGCGGTGCTGAACGTCAACGACGCGGCGGCCGCCGAGGCGCTGATCGATGCGACCGTGAAGGAATTCGGCGCGCTGAACGTGCTCGTCAACAACGCGGGCATCACGCAGGACCAGCTCGCGATGCGGATGAAGGACGAGGACTGGGACGCGGTGATCGACACCAACCTGAAGTCGGTGTTCCGCCTGTCGCGCGCGGTGCTGCGCCCGATGATGAAGGCGCGTGGCGGCCGTATCATCAACATCACGTCGGTGGTCGGCTCGGCCGGCAACCCGGGTCAGGTCAACTACGCGGCCGCGAAGGCCGGCGTTGCGGGCATGACGCGTGCGCTCGCGCGCGAAATCGGCAGCCGCGGCATCACCGTGAACTGCGTTGCGCCGGGCTTCATCGACACCGACATGACGAAGACGCTGCCGGAAGAGCAGCAGGCCGCGCTCAAGACCCAGATTCCGCTCGGCCGCCTCGGCAGCCCGGAAGACATCGCCCATGCCGTCGCGTTCCTCGCATCGCCGCAGGCCGGTTACATCACCGGCACGACGCTGCACGTGAACGGCGGCATGTACATGTCTTAA
- the rpmF gene encoding 50S ribosomal protein L32 gives MAVQQNKKSPSKRGMHRSHDFLTATPLAVEPSTGEVHLRHHVSPNGYYRGKKVVKTKND, from the coding sequence ATGGCAGTCCAGCAAAACAAGAAGTCGCCGTCGAAGCGCGGCATGCATCGTTCGCACGATTTCCTGACGGCAACGCCGCTGGCAGTCGAGCCGAGCACGGGTGAAGTGCACCTGCGTCACCACGTCAGCCCGAACGGCTATTATCGCGGCAAGAAAGTCGTCAAGACGAAGAACGACTAA
- the acpP gene encoding acyl carrier protein encodes MDNIEQRVKKIVAEQLGVAEAEIKNEASFVNDLGADSLDTVELVMALEDEFGMEIPDEEAEKITTVQQAIDYARANVKA; translated from the coding sequence ATGGACAACATCGAACAACGTGTCAAGAAGATCGTCGCTGAACAACTGGGCGTCGCGGAAGCCGAGATCAAGAACGAAGCTTCGTTCGTGAACGACCTGGGCGCCGACTCGCTCGACACGGTCGAACTGGTGATGGCTCTCGAAGACGAGTTCGGCATGGAAATTCCGGACGAAGAAGCAGAGAAGATCACGACCGTTCAGCAAGCGATCGACTACGCTCGCGCAAACGTCAAGGCGTAA
- a CDS encoding Rieske (2Fe-2S) protein, with product MSAAPDAVRVCASDTLADGGAGVRVDATLRGEQAIVFFVRYDGRPYGYLNRCAHVPMELDWAEGQFFESSGLYLMCATHGAIYAPDTGKCVGGPCRGGRLRPVEVDERDTPDGRAVFWVPDADLRPATPATTD from the coding sequence ATGAGCGCGGCGCCGGACGCCGTGCGCGTGTGCGCGTCGGATACGCTGGCCGACGGCGGCGCCGGCGTGCGCGTCGACGCGACGCTGCGCGGCGAGCAGGCCATCGTGTTCTTCGTGCGCTACGACGGTCGCCCATACGGCTACCTGAACCGCTGCGCGCACGTGCCGATGGAGCTCGACTGGGCCGAAGGGCAGTTCTTCGAATCGTCGGGCCTCTACCTGATGTGCGCGACACACGGCGCGATCTATGCGCCGGATACCGGCAAGTGCGTCGGCGGCCCGTGTCGCGGTGGGCGCCTGCGGCCGGTCGAGGTCGACGAACGCGACACGCCCGACGGGCGTGCGGTATTCTGGGTGCCCGACGCCGACCTGCGTCCTGCCACTCCCGCCACGACCGACTGA
- the fabD gene encoding ACP S-malonyltransferase, whose product MKFAFVFPGQGSQAVGMLNAFADLAVVRETLQEASDALNQDLGKLIAEGPAEELNLTTNTQPVMLTAAYACYRAWQQAGGPAPSIVAGHSLGEYTALVAAGALAFKDAVPLVRFRAQAMQTAVPVGQGGMAAILGLDDDTVRAVCAEASSEGVVEAVNFNAPAQVVIAGAKAAVEKACEIAKAKGAKRALPLPVSAPFHSSLLKPASDQLRDYLANVDVKAPQISVVNNIDVAVVSDPAAIKDALVRQAAGPVRWVECVQHIAGTGATHVIECGPGKVLAGLTKRIDGNLTGASVFDPASLDEALKLVTA is encoded by the coding sequence ATGAAATTTGCATTCGTTTTTCCGGGGCAGGGCTCGCAGGCAGTCGGCATGCTCAATGCATTCGCCGACCTGGCCGTCGTGCGCGAGACGCTCCAGGAAGCGTCCGATGCACTCAATCAGGACCTCGGCAAGCTGATCGCCGAAGGTCCGGCCGAAGAGCTGAATCTGACCACCAACACGCAGCCCGTGATGCTGACGGCCGCATACGCGTGCTACCGCGCGTGGCAGCAGGCAGGCGGCCCGGCGCCGTCGATCGTCGCGGGCCACAGCCTCGGCGAATACACGGCGCTCGTCGCGGCGGGCGCGCTCGCGTTCAAGGACGCGGTGCCGCTCGTGCGCTTCCGCGCGCAGGCGATGCAGACGGCCGTGCCGGTCGGCCAGGGCGGCATGGCCGCGATCCTGGGCCTCGACGACGATACGGTGCGCGCGGTGTGCGCGGAAGCATCGAGCGAGGGCGTCGTGGAGGCGGTGAACTTCAACGCGCCGGCGCAGGTCGTGATCGCGGGCGCGAAGGCGGCCGTCGAGAAGGCCTGTGAAATCGCGAAGGCGAAGGGCGCGAAGCGCGCGCTGCCGCTGCCCGTTTCGGCACCGTTCCATTCGTCGCTGCTCAAGCCGGCATCGGACCAGCTGCGCGACTATCTCGCGAACGTCGACGTGAAGGCGCCGCAGATTTCGGTCGTCAACAACATCGACGTCGCCGTGGTCAGCGATCCGGCCGCGATCAAGGACGCGCTGGTGCGCCAGGCCGCAGGCCCGGTGCGCTGGGTCGAGTGCGTGCAGCACATCGCCGGCACGGGCGCCACGCACGTGATCGAATGCGGTCCGGGCAAGGTGCTCGCCGGCCTGACGAAGCGCATCGACGGCAACCTGACGGGTGCGTCGGTGTTCGATCCGGCGTCGCTCGACGAAGCGCTCAAGCTGGTGACCGCCTGA